In Tistrella mobilis, one DNA window encodes the following:
- a CDS encoding IS110 family RNA-guided transposase has translation MPQDRPIVGIDVSKDRLDVHIVPGDRRCSRPNTVEGRRALIADLRRLAPAQIAFEATGGYEQPLCDALLAAGLPMRRCNALQVRRFGQACGTLAKDDPIDAALIARFAGTVSAEIVPPRPEDRRLAELESYRRDIVRCLTRLKAQRDRVSGAVRDLHQRRLKQAEADLREIDARIRQVVRADARLARRHDLISSIPGIGTTLTTTLLACVPEWGAISSRKITALIGVAPYLDRSGRTDNRRHIKAGRRHARSALYMAALCALRYNPTWKAFYDGLVRNGKPGKVALTALMRKIAITINIMIAKEIPWAPPIRPA, from the coding sequence ATGCCACAGGATCGTCCGATTGTCGGCATCGACGTGTCGAAAGACCGGCTGGATGTCCACATCGTTCCAGGTGACAGGCGTTGCAGCCGACCGAACACTGTTGAAGGGCGCCGCGCGTTGATCGCGGATCTGCGCCGTCTCGCGCCGGCACAGATCGCCTTCGAGGCGACGGGCGGCTATGAACAGCCGCTTTGCGACGCGTTGCTGGCGGCCGGCCTGCCGATGCGCCGGTGCAATGCCCTGCAGGTGCGCCGTTTCGGTCAGGCCTGCGGCACGCTGGCCAAGGATGATCCGATCGACGCGGCACTCATCGCGCGCTTTGCCGGCACCGTGTCGGCGGAGATCGTGCCGCCGCGTCCGGAAGACCGGCGGCTTGCCGAACTCGAAAGCTACCGCCGCGACATCGTGCGGTGCTTGACCAGGCTCAAGGCCCAGCGCGACCGGGTCTCCGGGGCGGTGCGCGACCTGCATCAGCGCCGTCTGAAACAGGCCGAGGCCGATCTGCGGGAGATCGACGCCCGCATCCGGCAGGTGGTGCGCGCTGACGCCCGGCTTGCCCGCCGCCATGACCTCATCTCGTCCATCCCGGGCATCGGAACAACACTGACCACCACGCTGCTCGCCTGCGTGCCCGAATGGGGCGCCATCTCCAGCCGCAAGATCACGGCATTGATCGGTGTTGCGCCTTATCTTGACCGCTCCGGGCGAACGGACAATCGACGCCATATCAAGGCTGGAAGACGACATGCACGCTCGGCTCTCTACATGGCTGCACTTTGCGCCCTGCGCTACAACCCCACCTGGAAGGCCTTTTACGACGGCCTCGTCCGCAACGGAAAGCCTGGCAAGGTGGCGCTCACCGCCCTTATGCGCAAGATCGCGATCACGATTAACATCATGATTGCAAAAGAGATTCCATGGGCCCCGCCCATCCGTCCGGCGTGA
- a CDS encoding alpha/beta fold hydrolase has translation MADHDRRGAITRIGAVDIAWESFGDPDHPAILLIAGLGTQMIRWTGAFCRALAARGWRVIRFDNRDTGCSSHLDHCPPPDMGAVIGALGAGLRPDLPYTLNDMVGDALGLLDALGIGRAHVVGRSMGGMIAQILASDHGHRVCSLTSIMSGTGNPAVAGPAPDVLALLLGPAPDPAIDPEGFLAHGLAFARRIAGTGRPFDAAACRALLLDELRRGRAPGGTARQLAAMLAAGDRRSRLAGITAPGLVIHGTDDPLIPPAAGRDTAAAIPGATLLEIEGLGHDLPPWVYGRVVAAIHQIAMMGEG, from the coding sequence ATGGCCGACCACGACCGGAGAGGGGCAATCACGCGGATCGGCGCGGTCGATATCGCCTGGGAAAGCTTCGGCGATCCGGACCATCCGGCGATCCTGCTGATCGCCGGGCTGGGCACGCAGATGATCCGCTGGACAGGGGCCTTCTGCCGGGCGCTGGCGGCGCGCGGCTGGCGGGTGATCCGCTTCGACAACCGCGATACCGGCTGTTCTTCTCATCTCGACCACTGCCCGCCGCCGGACATGGGCGCGGTGATCGGGGCGCTCGGGGCCGGGCTGCGGCCGGATCTGCCCTATACCCTGAACGATATGGTGGGGGATGCGCTGGGGCTGCTCGATGCGCTGGGCATCGGGCGGGCGCATGTCGTCGGCCGGTCGATGGGCGGCATGATCGCGCAGATCCTGGCCAGCGACCACGGGCATCGGGTGTGCTCGCTCACCTCGATCATGTCGGGCACAGGCAATCCGGCCGTGGCCGGGCCGGCGCCGGATGTTCTGGCCCTGCTGCTCGGCCCGGCGCCGGATCCCGCCATCGATCCCGAGGGTTTCCTGGCCCATGGCCTGGCCTTCGCCCGCCGCATCGCGGGGACCGGCCGGCCCTTCGACGCCGCCGCCTGTCGGGCGCTGCTGCTGGACGAGCTTCGCCGCGGCCGCGCCCCCGGCGGCACCGCGCGTCAGCTGGCCGCGATGCTCGCCGCCGGCGACCGCCGCAGCCGGCTTGCCGGGATCACCGCGCCCGGCCTTGTCATTCACGGCACCGACGACCCGTTGATCCCGCCCGCCGCCGGTCGCGACACCGCGGCCGCGATCCCGGGGGCCACCCTGCTCGAAATCGAGGGGCTGGGCCATGACCTGCCGCCCTGGGTATATGGCCGCGTGGTGGCGGCGATCCACCAGATAGCGATGATGGGCGAGGGCTGA
- a CDS encoding SDR family NAD(P)-dependent oxidoreductase, with the protein MPTISIVTGGSRGLGRNTALSIARRGGDVILTYRSQLADAEAVLADIRALGRRAAAVQLDTADIAGFPGFVDQIRAILAGWGRDRVDHLVNNAGHGEMVAFAETTEAQFDRIFDVHVKGVFFLTQALLPLIADGGRIVNFSSGLTRVSFPGFAAYSAAKGAVEILTVYLAKELGHRGITANTIAPGAIETDFLGGAVRDTPAYNETFAGMTALGRVGVPDDIGPAVASLLSPDNRWVTAQRIEVSGGQTI; encoded by the coding sequence ATGCCCACCATCTCGATCGTCACCGGCGGCAGCCGCGGCCTTGGCCGCAACACCGCCCTCAGCATCGCCCGGCGCGGCGGCGACGTCATCCTCACCTATCGCAGCCAGCTTGCCGACGCCGAGGCCGTGCTGGCGGATATCCGGGCGCTGGGGCGCCGGGCGGCGGCGGTTCAACTGGACACCGCCGACATCGCCGGCTTCCCGGGTTTCGTCGACCAGATCCGCGCCATCCTGGCCGGCTGGGGCCGCGACCGGGTCGATCATCTGGTCAACAATGCCGGCCATGGCGAAATGGTCGCTTTCGCCGAAACCACCGAGGCGCAGTTCGACCGGATCTTCGACGTCCATGTGAAGGGCGTTTTCTTCCTGACCCAGGCCCTGCTGCCGCTGATCGCCGATGGCGGCCGGATCGTGAATTTTTCATCCGGCCTGACGCGGGTCTCCTTTCCGGGCTTCGCCGCCTATTCGGCGGCCAAGGGCGCGGTGGAAATCCTGACCGTCTATCTGGCGAAGGAACTGGGCCATCGCGGCATCACCGCCAACACCATCGCCCCCGGCGCCATCGAGACCGACTTCCTGGGCGGCGCGGTGCGCGACACCCCGGCCTATAACGAGACCTTCGCCGGGATGACCGCGCTCGGCCGCGTGGGTGTGCCCGACGATATCGGCCCGGCGGTGGCGAGCCTGCTTAGCCCCGACAACCGCTGGGTCACCGCCCAGCGCATCGAGGTTTCGGGCGGTCAGACCATCTGA
- a CDS encoding LysR substrate-binding domain-containing protein has protein sequence MELRHLRYFVAVAEEGSLTVAAERRLHTAQPSLSRQLRDLEQEVGATLFIRSARGVALTPAGQAFLEHARRALQAAADAVAAARRAARPPKPGFAVGFLTGQEVDWLSHVTHLLRGQLKDIDFRVMSDFSPEIGAAIQRGEIDLGFCRVEPQPDVTYKVIAHEPILVILPRDHPLAAAPEVDIRDIDPASFIGYADTPHVLRDIVTRYLRDRGVVVRPRHLPDGIATGISLVASTGGVTLLPAYVEPLLPRSLVSRPLAGNPPVIEIAAGYRADNPSPVLHAFLENIDQLIAARAASGGRPGQPG, from the coding sequence ATGGAACTGCGTCACCTCCGATATTTCGTCGCCGTGGCCGAAGAGGGCAGCCTGACGGTGGCCGCCGAGCGGCGCCTGCACACCGCCCAGCCGTCATTGAGCCGCCAGCTGCGCGATCTGGAGCAGGAGGTCGGCGCCACCCTGTTCATCCGCAGCGCCCGCGGCGTGGCACTGACCCCCGCCGGCCAGGCCTTTCTTGAGCATGCGCGGCGCGCCCTGCAGGCGGCAGCGGATGCGGTGGCGGCCGCAAGGCGCGCGGCACGCCCGCCCAAGCCGGGTTTCGCGGTCGGCTTCCTGACCGGGCAGGAGGTCGACTGGCTGTCGCATGTGACCCATCTGCTGCGCGGGCAGCTGAAGGACATCGATTTCCGGGTGATGAGCGATTTCTCGCCCGAGATCGGAGCCGCCATCCAGCGCGGCGAGATCGATCTCGGCTTCTGCCGGGTGGAGCCGCAGCCCGACGTCACTTACAAGGTCATCGCGCACGAGCCGATCCTGGTCATCCTGCCGCGTGATCATCCGCTGGCAGCGGCGCCGGAGGTCGATATCCGCGACATCGATCCGGCCTCGTTCATCGGCTATGCCGACACGCCCCATGTGCTGCGCGACATCGTGACCCGCTATCTGCGCGACCGCGGGGTGGTGGTCAGGCCCAGGCATCTGCCGGACGGTATCGCCACCGGCATTTCGCTGGTGGCGTCCACCGGCGGCGTCACCCTGCTGCCGGCCTATGTCGAGCCCCTGCTGCCGCGATCGCTGGTCAGCCGGCCGCTTGCCGGCAACCCGCCGGTGATCGAGATCGCGGCCGGCTATCGGGCGGACAATCCCTCGCCGGTGCTGCACGCCTTCCTTGAAAACATCGACCAGCTCATCGCCGCACGCGCCGCCTCCGGCGGCCGGCCCGGCCAGCCGGGTTGA